GTAACCCACCATGCCAACACGCAGGGGCTTTGGTTGTGTCATCGGAAGTCCTTTCTATTTGCTGAAGCCGGCGGTCAGGCCGCTGAGCAGCTGCCGGCGGCCCACTACATAGAGCACCAGGATTGGCAGCGTGCTGAGCACCACCGAGGCAAGCACAGCCGGGATGTTGACGCTGTATTCGCCCTGGAAGGTCCACAACGCCAGGGGAAGGACGCGCAGTCCCGGGCTCTGGGTGAGGACCAGCGGAAGCAGGAATCCATTCCAGACGTGCAGGCCGTTGTAGATCGCGACGGTCACAATCGCGGGGCGGGTCAGCGGCAGGGCAAGCCGCCACATGGTCTGCCATTCACTGCAGCCATCCAGCCGCATCGACTCGAACAGTTCGTTCGGGACGTCGCGGATGAAGTTGGACAGGATCAGTACGGTCAGCGGGATGGCAAAGGCTATGGAGGGAAGCATGAGCGCCAGCAGGCTGTCGTAAAGGTTCAGCCGGATGATCATCAGGTAGATGGGGATGATCGTTGCCTGCAGCGGGATCGCCAGTCCCATCAGGAACACACCGTTGACCAGCTTGAGGAACCGGCCCTTGCCCCGGACAATCGCGAACGCGGCCATAAAGGAGACCAGTACCGTCGGAATGACAGCACCCAGCGTGACGAGGGTGCTGTTCATGAAGTACTTCGCGAAATCCGCCTCGAGGACCAGCTGGTAGTTTTCCAGGGTCGGTGATGTGGGAAGTGCAAGAGGATTCTGGCCGAAGTACCCTTCCTGGGTCTTCAGGCTGGTGATGACCACGTAGTAGACCGGAATGATGATGATGGCCAGCCAGATCCAGCCGCCGAGGCCTGCCGGGACGTTCAGCCTTCTCATCCGGGATCCCAGCCCCCGCTTTGGCGCGGTGGAGGTGACCCGGGAGCCGGCGGGAACTTCCTCAGTGGTGCTTTTCAGGACGGTGCTCACCCTACATACCTTCCAATTGGCTGCCCTGCTTGTCCTTGCCTCCAAGGCGCTGGAGGAACAAGGCGAGTGCAAGGCCGATGAGTACGAGAATGACGGCGATGACGCTGGCCGGGCCCATAAGGTTGGCCCGGAAGCCCCGCAGGTACATGTCCAGGGCCAGGATCCGTGTGGAGTTGCCCGGGCCGCCGCCGGTGAGGACGAAGATCAGGTCGAAGTACGTCAGGGACCCCACGACCATCAGGGTTGACGACGTGATGATGGTGTACTTCAACTGGGGGAGGGTGATGTGGAAGAACTGCTTGATGGTTCCTGCCCCGTCGATCTCGGCCGCTTCATAGAGCGACTTGGGAATCTGCCGTACTCCACCCTGGTAGATGAGGGTGTGGAACGGCACGAATTGCCAGGCGATCACAAAGATGACCAGCCCCAGGGCCAGGTGGGGGACACCCAGCCAGTCCTGCGCCAGGAAGGGCAGCCCCAACCCGGTGGCCAGGCCGAAGTTCGGATCCAGCAGGGCCTTGAAGGCGATGGCGACTGCTGCCGATGACAGCAGCAGCGGCAAGAAGTACAGCACGGCCAGGGCGGCCCGGTAGCGCTGGCTTCCCGCGGTGAAGACCCCCAACAGGAGGCTGATGGGCGTCTGGACCAGCCAGGAGGCGATCATGATCAGGAAGGTCAGTCCCAGGGCGTTGTACAGCCCGGGGTCCGCGAGCACGGAGAACCAGTTGCCGAGCCCTGCTGACCCGATGGCACCGATGCCGTCCCAGCTGGCGAAGCTCAGGATGAGGACGCCGGCCAGCGGGACGACGGCGAAGACCAGGAAGAAGAACAGAGCAGGAACTGTCAGCCACGCGAGGGCCGCATTCCGCTGTCCGCCTTGCCCAGCAACGGTTCTGGCGCCGGCCCCAGTCCTAGGGGCTGTGGAGACGGTGTTACTCATTTCCCGAGGGTGCCATTCATGTTCTCAGCGAACTGCTGCGGGGTGATGGACTTCAGGAACAGCTGGTCGATGTTGTTCAGCAGGGTTTCGGCGGCGGTGGGGCTTAGGGCCTGGTCCCAGGACTGCTGGAAGTTCGGGGCGTTCTTGGCCAGATCGTAGACGAAGTTCAGGAAGTCCTTGTCTGAGGATGTGTTGAGTTTGTCTTCGATGCCGTTGACGATCGGGACGGAGCCGGAATTGATGTAGGTATCGATGACCGTCTCGGTCAGGATCCCGTCTTTGAGGAACTTCTTCGCCGTCTCCTTTTC
The Arthrobacter sp. PGP41 genome window above contains:
- a CDS encoding carbohydrate ABC transporter permease, producing the protein MSNTVSTAPRTGAGARTVAGQGGQRNAALAWLTVPALFFFLVFAVVPLAGVLILSFASWDGIGAIGSAGLGNWFSVLADPGLYNALGLTFLIMIASWLVQTPISLLLGVFTAGSQRYRAALAVLYFLPLLLSSAAVAIAFKALLDPNFGLATGLGLPFLAQDWLGVPHLALGLVIFVIAWQFVPFHTLIYQGGVRQIPKSLYEAAEIDGAGTIKQFFHITLPQLKYTIITSSTLMVVGSLTYFDLIFVLTGGGPGNSTRILALDMYLRGFRANLMGPASVIAVILVLIGLALALFLQRLGGKDKQGSQLEGM
- a CDS encoding carbohydrate ABC transporter permease, whose amino-acid sequence is MSTVLKSTTEEVPAGSRVTSTAPKRGLGSRMRRLNVPAGLGGWIWLAIIIIPVYYVVITSLKTQEGYFGQNPLALPTSPTLENYQLVLEADFAKYFMNSTLVTLGAVIPTVLVSFMAAFAIVRGKGRFLKLVNGVFLMGLAIPLQATIIPIYLMIIRLNLYDSLLALMLPSIAFAIPLTVLILSNFIRDVPNELFESMRLDGCSEWQTMWRLALPLTRPAIVTVAIYNGLHVWNGFLLPLVLTQSPGLRVLPLALWTFQGEYSVNIPAVLASVVLSTLPILVLYVVGRRQLLSGLTAGFSK